The proteins below come from a single Takifugu flavidus isolate HTHZ2018 chromosome 6, ASM371156v2, whole genome shotgun sequence genomic window:
- the tmem131l gene encoding transmembrane protein 131-like isoform X4 codes for MAELQDFQAGSHCHRKTWINILLGILQLLLPCVQHGGAQLQALSQVSSSVVEVWQPEEADPLVPLQMEKERRKDGLPLEDSSSPYSRENGWPLHFQPPALDFGTQPLGLARAETIYIHNPSPEVPVTLLSMFTTSRHFYVPFFHRRVIPPRGKASFKLIFLPSEEGNVENTLFINTSAHGLLSYQVFGVGVHQGSLKSVQRKESLLLFPHIQSIKLTQTQAYDSNSTTLGLLLECNLPKSLFNSPQGSCLQSEEHLSLQINLSARGDRPADLDKLKPYVIEHILVLLVAPTAGPAAIDHPKIGVYMLNSGSKKLFIKDMQVLTKVETSLKFNQIMLRSEAKNFTEVAALACRGPLPGHGRKCISHVSLKMLGNQTAHSFPGIHIADRWTQVDLFSLLKVKQRDADTMDLWLTNSFLSPITVMNASLSHNLQGALKVMNFSGALIVPQGCWYLLSLQLLSTTLPVNQLSALSLYTNLGTILHIPFYFYSTPSMGEVVFETERECGRPCSLRLSEAGLSEWQRSLLPDFFSSSWPVDNKLAAELCSQWQCQKDKLTCRWPRLPVETSSPLEFGATPVNESKVKTFTLKNPSSSVVSVEIRILSLYPAPLEALELLSKWFNISPLSLNISTSEFTLLASPPKAGENEEDMMGEGVLRLLLQPWETREVAVVFTPSDHKPTTTLLIIRNNLTVFDMKMVRGHGAKEVLRVGGKLPGPGASLRFNVPQSTLMECRDGLRSNKPLFAIRKSFKVENAGELPLTVLSMNINGYTCQGFGFEVLQCRPFSLEHNSSSEITIAFTPDFTSSWVIRDLTLVTARGTSFAFTLNVTLPHHMLPLCAQVVPGPSWEETFWVVTLIFTCFSLFGVCLMAFHQAQYILSEFSTPNVRSNHNSVLSRENSSVNNNNTPNGVTKPKGSCKSYVDTCHTSDKGKGRGSPTLANSPAPRHHASKKGSSATPSQAQKKPKVSLYYSKYKPSSTTAPGVITVDEEHEDLTPEAPLTPEAPLTPEPPLSPVPDICNNNEPAFISQLDEKMSADFKKEQSNIEDTLPAAVMFPMEMPAGFPGNVTLSPGPRPGLLMCSPMEKSCTEHYAQKMDSDKRDSSELEQLREDEKGQKKKAQSAETLAFPGNSKGKRSRRKTENISSAPELDVVVIPEREKDLDWKTGEHNNGGTRNRNRCCNGPKSEAPKSGQSAESCLKQNAGVYPARTRRKCTVERRGGVCESGSDSGSSSGSVRASRGSWGSWSSTSSVEGDKEAGARMHPCTHPCTHPCTTSSRKRESMYSVTSGEQDCYRDAVNATYKTLNLYHKEQCQSPDPPASSFIPSFAAVAAGVDRNPDKDVHDPTGQYLPEFRYNTAEALPYIPQPANPAVYNRFTWSGANSHCSPYAYCEERNYIGNRTFPGTFPSQNVQRTHRSQAGWTEEQPQESPSAWDTAACVGSKPYFSGTRSLSPMSSLFGSIWTPQSDPYQRHFQPERSAPVSPITPPHSPLSRELEGRCAPNQFSSFNPFGPHMNLDIWNSASNRSSNSQLSNDSGYCGDV; via the exons ATGGCGGAGCTTCAGGACTTCCAAGCAGGCAGCCACTGTCACAGGAAAACGTGGATCAATATACTATTGGGAATACTACAACTACTTTTGCCGTGCGTACAGCACGGGGGGGCGCAGCTGCAAG CCCTCAGTCAGGTGTCCAGCAGCGTGGTCGAGGTCTGGCAGCCAGAGGAAGCAGACCCATTAGTCCCACTTCAG ATGGAGAAAGAGCGAAGGAAAGATGGTCTTCCACTAGAAGACAG CTCTTCTCCATACTCGCGGGAGAATGGGTGGCCCCTGCATTTTCAGCCCCCAGCGCTGGATTTTGGAACACA gCCGCTGGGGCTGGCTAGAGCTGAAACCATATATATACACAATCCCAGCCCGGAGGTTCCTGTGACGTTGTTGTCAATGTTTACAACAAGCAGACATTTTTACGTACCTTTCTTTCACAGAAGA GTGATCCCACCTAGAGGGAAGGCATCTTTTAAACTAATCTTCCTCCCGTCCGAGGAGGGCAACGttgaaaacactttatttataAACACATCGGCCCACGGGCTGCTGTCATATCAG GTGTTTGGTGTGGGAGTTCACCAGGGTTCATTAAAATCTGTCCAAAGGAAGGAGAGTCTACTACTATTCCCTCATATCCAGAGCATTAAGTTGACCCAAACTCAGGCAT ATGACTCCAACAGCACAACGCTGGGTCTGCTCCTGGAGTGCAACTTACCCAAGAGTTTATTCAACAGTCCCCAG GGGTCCTGCCTCCAGAGTGAGGAGCACCTCAGCCTGCAGATAAACCTGTCAGCACGCGGTGACCGGCCCGCTGACCTGGACAAGCTCAAGCCTTATGTCATTGAACACAttttggtgctgctggtggcccCCACCGCTGGACCGGCCGCAATAG ATCACCCAAAAATAGGAGTATATATGTTAAATTCTGGAAGCAAGAAGCTTTTTATTAAA GACATGCAGGTGCTCACAAAAGTAGAGACCAGCCTTAAATTTAATCAGATAATGCTACGGTCAGAGGCGAAGAACTTCACTGAAGTGGCTGCACTTGCCTGCAGAG GTCCACTGCCGGGCCATGGAAGGAAATGCATTAGTCATGTCAGTTTAAAAATGCTGGGAAATCAGACAGCCCACAGTTTCCCTGGAATACACATTGCAGACCG GTGGACACAGGTGGATTTATTCAGCCTGTTGAAGGTGAAGCAGAGAGACGCAGACACGATGGATCTGTGGCTGACAAATTCCTTCCTGTCGCCCATCACTGTGATGAATGCCAGCCTTTCACACAACCTCCAGGGAGCACTGAAG GTGATGAACTTCAGCGGTGCGTTGATAGTTCCTCAGGGGTGCTGGTACCTTCTgtccctgcagctgctcagcacGACCCTACCTGTCAATCAGCTGTCTGCATTGAGCCTGTACACCAACCTGGGCACAATCCTGCACATTCCTTTTTACTTCTACTCCACCCCGTCCATG ggggAGGTGGTGTTTGAGACCGAACGAGAATGTGGACGACCCTGTTCGCTCAGGTTGTCTGAAGCAG GTCTTTCAGAGTGGCAGCGTTCCCTCCTCCCAGACTTTTTCTCCTCATCTTGGCCTGTAGACAACAAACTGGCTGCTGAGCTCTGCTCTCAGTGGCAGTGCCAAAAAGACAAGCTAACTTGCAG GTGGCCCAGACTCCCAGTAGAGACATCCAGTCCTCTGGAATTTGGGGCTACACCTGTCAATGAGAGCAAG GTAAAGACGTTCACTCTGAAGAATCCGTCCTCTTCAGTGGTGTCTGTAGAGATCCGTATTCTCTCCTTGTACCCTGCTCCCCTGGAGGCGCTGGAACTCCTCTCCAAATG GTTTAATATCAGCCCCCTGTCTCTCAACATCAGCACCTCAGAGTTTACTCTCTTGGCTTCACCTCCCAAG GCTGGTGAGAATGAGGAGGACATGATGGGAGAGGGTGTCCTGCGTCTGCTACTGCAGCCCTGGGAGACCAGGGAAGTCGCTGTGGTCTTCACTCCCTCTGATCACAAACCCACCACAACCCTCCTCATCATCAG AAACAACCTGACAGTCTTCGATATGAAGATGGTGCGGGGCCATGGGGCCAAAGAGGTGCTCAGAGTGGGCGGCAAGTTGCCCGGCCCCGGAGCCTCTCTGCGCTTCAACGTTCCACAGTCAACTCTCATGGAGTGCCGGGACG GCCTGCGCTCCAATAAGCCACTCTTCGCCATTAGAAAGAGTTTCAAGGTGGAGAATGCAGGAGAGCTTCCTCTGACTGTTCTGTCCATGAATATAAATGGATACACGTGTCAGGGATTTGGATTCGAGGTGTTGCAGTGTCGCCCCTTCAGTCTGGAACACAACAGCTCCTCTGAGATCACCATCGC GTTCACGCCAGACTTCACCTCATCCTGGGTCATCCGGGACCTCACCCTGGTGACGGCACGGGGCACCTCTTTCGCTTTCACCCTGAATGTGACGCTGCCGCACCACATGTTGCCTCTATGCGCTCAAGTGGTTCCTGGGCCCAGCTGGGAGGAAACCTTCTGGGTGGTCACACTCATCTTCACCTG CTTCTCCttgtttggtgtgtgtctgaTGGCCTTCCACCAGGCCCAGTATATTCTGAGCGAGTTCTCCACACCAAACGTCAGGAGCAACCACAATTCTGTGCTGTCCAGGGAAAACAGctctgtcaacaacaacaacacgccCAATGGAGTGAC TAAACCAAAGGGCAGTTGTAAGAGCTACGTGGACACCTGTCATACCTCAGATAAGGGAAAGGGGCGTGGCTCTCCAACCCTGGCCAACAGCCCCGCACCACGTCATCACGCCTCCAAAAAAGGTTCCTCAGCCACTCCATCTCAGGCACAGAAGAAACCCAAAGTTTCACTCTATTACTCCAAATACAAACCCAGCTCCACCACAGCCCCTGGTGTGATAACAGTAGATGAAGAGCACGAGGACCTGACCCCAGAGGCACCCTTGACCCCAGAGGCACCCCTGACCCCAGAGCCGCCTCTGTCCCCGGTCCCTGACATCTGCAATAATAATGAACCCGCTTTCATCAGTCAGCTGGATGAGAAGATGTCTGCAGACTTTAAAAAGGAGCAGAGCAATATCGAAGACACACTTCCAGCAGCAGTTATGTTTCCCATGGAAATGCCTGCTGGTTTCCCAGGCAACGTCACACTGAGTCCAGGACCGAGACCGGGTCTGTTGATGTGCAGCCCTATGGAGAAGAGCTGCACCGAGCATTATGCACAGAAGATGGACTCTGATAAAAGGGACAGTTCTGAATTAGAG CAGCTGAGAGAAGATGAGaaagggcagaaaaagaaagcacAGAGTGCTGAGACACTTGCTTTTCCAGGGAATAGTAAGGGAAAAAGGAGCCGCAGGAAGACGGAAAACATCTCCAG TGCTCCTGAGCTTGATGTAGTAGTGAttccagagagggagaaagaccTCGATTGGAAAACGGGCGAGCATAACAACGGCGGAACCCGCAACAGGAACCGCTGCTGCAACGGCCCCAAATCAGAAGCACCAAAGTCTGGACAGAGCGCCGAGAGCTGCCTCAAACAGAACG CAGGTGTGTATCCTGCACGCACCCGGCGAAAGTGCACCGTGGAGAGGCGCGGCGGCGTTTGCGAGTCAGGCTCGGACTCCGGCAGCTCGTCGGGGAGCGTGagggccagcagagggagctggggcagctggagcagcaccagcagtgtGGAGGGAGACAAAGAGGCTGGGGCCCGCATGCACCCCTGCACGCACCCCTGCACACACCCCTGCACTACCTCATCAAGAAAAA GGGAATCCATGTACAGCGTCACTTCAGGAGAGCAAGACTGCTACCGTGACGCCGTGAATGCAACCTACAAGACTTTAAA TTTGTACCACAAAGAGCAGTGCCAAAGCCCAGATCCCCCCGCCTCCAGTTTCATCCCCAGttttgctgctgtggctgcaggagtGGACAGGAACCCAGATAAAGACGTTCATG ATCCGACAGGTCAATATTTACCCGAGTTCAGATACAACACCGCTGAAGCTCTGCCCTACATACCTCAGCCAGCCAACCCTGCGGTGTACAACAG GTTTACCTGGAGTGGTGCCAACAGCCATTGTAGCCCCTACGCCTACTGTGAGGAGCGGAACTACATCG GTAACAGGACATTTCCAGGTACTTTTCCCAGTCAAAATGTTCAAAGGACACACCGCAGTCAGGCCGGCTGGACCGAGGAACAGCCTCAGGAATCGCCCTCAGCCTGGGACACTGCGGCCTGTGTGGGCAGCAAG ccATACTTCTCTGGGACACGCAGCCTCTCACCCATGTCCAGCCTATTCGGATCCATCTGGACCCCTCAGAGTGATCCCTACCAGCGCCACTTTCAACCAGAACGGTCCGCCCCCGTGTCTCCCATCACCCCACCTCATTCTCCTTTGAGCCGGGAGTTAGAAGGGAGATGCGCCCCAAACCAGTTCTCCAGCTTCAACCCGTTTGGCCCGCACATGAACCTTGACATATGGAACTCCGCCTCCAACCGCAGCTCCAACTCGCAGCTCTCCAACGACTCCGGCTACTGCGGagatgtttaa
- the tmem131l gene encoding transmembrane protein 131-like isoform X2 → MAELQDFQAGSHCHRKTWINILLGILQLLLPCVQHGGAQLQALSQVSSSVVEVWQPEEADPLVPLQMEKERRKDGLPLEDSSSPYSRENGWPLHFQPPALDFGTQPLGLARAETIYIHNPSPEVPVTLLSMFTTSRHFYVPFFHRRVIPPRGKASFKLIFLPSEEGNVENTLFINTSAHGLLSYQVFGVGVHQGSLKSVQRKESLLLFPHIQSIKLTQTQAYDSNSTTLGLLLECNLPKSLFNSPQGSCLQSEEHLSLQINLSARGDRPADLDKLKPYVIEHILVLLVAPTAGPAAIDHPKIGVYMLNSGSKKLFIKDMQVLTKVETSLKFNQIMLRSEAKNFTEVAALACRGPLPGHGRKCISHVSLKMLGNQTAHSFPGIHIADRWTQVDLFSLLKVKQRDADTMDLWLTNSFLSPITVMNASLSHNLQGALKVMNFSGALIVPQGCWYLLSLQLLSTTLPVNQLSALSLYTNLGTILHIPFYFYSTPSMQGEVVFETERECGRPCSLRLSEAGLSEWQRSLLPDFFSSSWPVDNKLAAELCSQWQCQKDKLTCRWPRLPVETSSPLEFGATPVNESKVKTFTLKNPSSSVVSVEIRILSLYPAPLEALELLSKWFNISPLSLNISTSEFTLLASPPKAGENEEDMMGEGVLRLLLQPWETREVAVVFTPSDHKPTTTLLIIRNNLTVFDMKMVRGHGAKEVLRVGGKLPGPGASLRFNVPQSTLMECRDGLRSNKPLFAIRKSFKVENAGELPLTVLSMNINGYTCQGFGFEVLQCRPFSLEHNSSSEITIAFTPDFTSSWVIRDLTLVTARGTSFAFTLNVTLPHHMLPLCAQVVPGPSWEETFWVVTLIFTCFSLFGVCLMAFHQAQYILSEFSTPNVRSNHNSVLSRENSSVNNNNTPNGVTKPKGSCKSYVDTCHTSDKGKGRGSPTLANSPAPRHHASKKGSSATPSQAQKKPKVSLYYSKYKPSSTTAPGVITVDEEHEDLTPEAPLTPEAPLTPEPPLSPVPDICNNNEPAFISQLDEKMSADFKKEQSNIEDTLPAAVMFPMEMPAGFPGNVTLSPGPRPGLLMCSPMEKSCTEHYAQKMDSDKRDSSELELREDEKGQKKKAQSAETLAFPGNSKGKRSRRKTENISSAPELDVVVIPEREKDLDWKTGEHNNGGTRNRNRCCNGPKSEAPKSGQSAESCLKQNAGVYPARTRRKCTVERRGGVCESGSDSGSSSGSVRASRGSWGSWSSTSSVEGDKEAGARMHPCTHPCTHPCTTSSRKRESMYSVTSGEQDCYRDAVNATYKTLNLYHKEQCQSPDPPASSFIPSFAAVAAGVDRNPDKDVHDPTGQYLPEFRYNTAEALPYIPQPANPAVYNRFTWSGANSHCSPYAYCEERNYIGNRTFPGTFPSQNVQRTHRSQAGWTEEQPQESPSAWDTAACVGSKPYFSGTRSLSPMSSLFGSIWTPQSDPYQRHFQPERSAPVSPITPPHSPLSRELEGRCAPNQFSSFNPFGPHMNLDIWNSASNRSSNSQLSNDSGYCGDV, encoded by the exons ATGGCGGAGCTTCAGGACTTCCAAGCAGGCAGCCACTGTCACAGGAAAACGTGGATCAATATACTATTGGGAATACTACAACTACTTTTGCCGTGCGTACAGCACGGGGGGGCGCAGCTGCAAG CCCTCAGTCAGGTGTCCAGCAGCGTGGTCGAGGTCTGGCAGCCAGAGGAAGCAGACCCATTAGTCCCACTTCAG ATGGAGAAAGAGCGAAGGAAAGATGGTCTTCCACTAGAAGACAG CTCTTCTCCATACTCGCGGGAGAATGGGTGGCCCCTGCATTTTCAGCCCCCAGCGCTGGATTTTGGAACACA gCCGCTGGGGCTGGCTAGAGCTGAAACCATATATATACACAATCCCAGCCCGGAGGTTCCTGTGACGTTGTTGTCAATGTTTACAACAAGCAGACATTTTTACGTACCTTTCTTTCACAGAAGA GTGATCCCACCTAGAGGGAAGGCATCTTTTAAACTAATCTTCCTCCCGTCCGAGGAGGGCAACGttgaaaacactttatttataAACACATCGGCCCACGGGCTGCTGTCATATCAG GTGTTTGGTGTGGGAGTTCACCAGGGTTCATTAAAATCTGTCCAAAGGAAGGAGAGTCTACTACTATTCCCTCATATCCAGAGCATTAAGTTGACCCAAACTCAGGCAT ATGACTCCAACAGCACAACGCTGGGTCTGCTCCTGGAGTGCAACTTACCCAAGAGTTTATTCAACAGTCCCCAG GGGTCCTGCCTCCAGAGTGAGGAGCACCTCAGCCTGCAGATAAACCTGTCAGCACGCGGTGACCGGCCCGCTGACCTGGACAAGCTCAAGCCTTATGTCATTGAACACAttttggtgctgctggtggcccCCACCGCTGGACCGGCCGCAATAG ATCACCCAAAAATAGGAGTATATATGTTAAATTCTGGAAGCAAGAAGCTTTTTATTAAA GACATGCAGGTGCTCACAAAAGTAGAGACCAGCCTTAAATTTAATCAGATAATGCTACGGTCAGAGGCGAAGAACTTCACTGAAGTGGCTGCACTTGCCTGCAGAG GTCCACTGCCGGGCCATGGAAGGAAATGCATTAGTCATGTCAGTTTAAAAATGCTGGGAAATCAGACAGCCCACAGTTTCCCTGGAATACACATTGCAGACCG GTGGACACAGGTGGATTTATTCAGCCTGTTGAAGGTGAAGCAGAGAGACGCAGACACGATGGATCTGTGGCTGACAAATTCCTTCCTGTCGCCCATCACTGTGATGAATGCCAGCCTTTCACACAACCTCCAGGGAGCACTGAAG GTGATGAACTTCAGCGGTGCGTTGATAGTTCCTCAGGGGTGCTGGTACCTTCTgtccctgcagctgctcagcacGACCCTACCTGTCAATCAGCTGTCTGCATTGAGCCTGTACACCAACCTGGGCACAATCCTGCACATTCCTTTTTACTTCTACTCCACCCCGTCCATG cagggggAGGTGGTGTTTGAGACCGAACGAGAATGTGGACGACCCTGTTCGCTCAGGTTGTCTGAAGCAG GTCTTTCAGAGTGGCAGCGTTCCCTCCTCCCAGACTTTTTCTCCTCATCTTGGCCTGTAGACAACAAACTGGCTGCTGAGCTCTGCTCTCAGTGGCAGTGCCAAAAAGACAAGCTAACTTGCAG GTGGCCCAGACTCCCAGTAGAGACATCCAGTCCTCTGGAATTTGGGGCTACACCTGTCAATGAGAGCAAG GTAAAGACGTTCACTCTGAAGAATCCGTCCTCTTCAGTGGTGTCTGTAGAGATCCGTATTCTCTCCTTGTACCCTGCTCCCCTGGAGGCGCTGGAACTCCTCTCCAAATG GTTTAATATCAGCCCCCTGTCTCTCAACATCAGCACCTCAGAGTTTACTCTCTTGGCTTCACCTCCCAAG GCTGGTGAGAATGAGGAGGACATGATGGGAGAGGGTGTCCTGCGTCTGCTACTGCAGCCCTGGGAGACCAGGGAAGTCGCTGTGGTCTTCACTCCCTCTGATCACAAACCCACCACAACCCTCCTCATCATCAG AAACAACCTGACAGTCTTCGATATGAAGATGGTGCGGGGCCATGGGGCCAAAGAGGTGCTCAGAGTGGGCGGCAAGTTGCCCGGCCCCGGAGCCTCTCTGCGCTTCAACGTTCCACAGTCAACTCTCATGGAGTGCCGGGACG GCCTGCGCTCCAATAAGCCACTCTTCGCCATTAGAAAGAGTTTCAAGGTGGAGAATGCAGGAGAGCTTCCTCTGACTGTTCTGTCCATGAATATAAATGGATACACGTGTCAGGGATTTGGATTCGAGGTGTTGCAGTGTCGCCCCTTCAGTCTGGAACACAACAGCTCCTCTGAGATCACCATCGC GTTCACGCCAGACTTCACCTCATCCTGGGTCATCCGGGACCTCACCCTGGTGACGGCACGGGGCACCTCTTTCGCTTTCACCCTGAATGTGACGCTGCCGCACCACATGTTGCCTCTATGCGCTCAAGTGGTTCCTGGGCCCAGCTGGGAGGAAACCTTCTGGGTGGTCACACTCATCTTCACCTG CTTCTCCttgtttggtgtgtgtctgaTGGCCTTCCACCAGGCCCAGTATATTCTGAGCGAGTTCTCCACACCAAACGTCAGGAGCAACCACAATTCTGTGCTGTCCAGGGAAAACAGctctgtcaacaacaacaacacgccCAATGGAGTGAC TAAACCAAAGGGCAGTTGTAAGAGCTACGTGGACACCTGTCATACCTCAGATAAGGGAAAGGGGCGTGGCTCTCCAACCCTGGCCAACAGCCCCGCACCACGTCATCACGCCTCCAAAAAAGGTTCCTCAGCCACTCCATCTCAGGCACAGAAGAAACCCAAAGTTTCACTCTATTACTCCAAATACAAACCCAGCTCCACCACAGCCCCTGGTGTGATAACAGTAGATGAAGAGCACGAGGACCTGACCCCAGAGGCACCCTTGACCCCAGAGGCACCCCTGACCCCAGAGCCGCCTCTGTCCCCGGTCCCTGACATCTGCAATAATAATGAACCCGCTTTCATCAGTCAGCTGGATGAGAAGATGTCTGCAGACTTTAAAAAGGAGCAGAGCAATATCGAAGACACACTTCCAGCAGCAGTTATGTTTCCCATGGAAATGCCTGCTGGTTTCCCAGGCAACGTCACACTGAGTCCAGGACCGAGACCGGGTCTGTTGATGTGCAGCCCTATGGAGAAGAGCTGCACCGAGCATTATGCACAGAAGATGGACTCTGATAAAAGGGACAGTTCTGAATTAGAG CTGAGAGAAGATGAGaaagggcagaaaaagaaagcacAGAGTGCTGAGACACTTGCTTTTCCAGGGAATAGTAAGGGAAAAAGGAGCCGCAGGAAGACGGAAAACATCTCCAG TGCTCCTGAGCTTGATGTAGTAGTGAttccagagagggagaaagaccTCGATTGGAAAACGGGCGAGCATAACAACGGCGGAACCCGCAACAGGAACCGCTGCTGCAACGGCCCCAAATCAGAAGCACCAAAGTCTGGACAGAGCGCCGAGAGCTGCCTCAAACAGAACG CAGGTGTGTATCCTGCACGCACCCGGCGAAAGTGCACCGTGGAGAGGCGCGGCGGCGTTTGCGAGTCAGGCTCGGACTCCGGCAGCTCGTCGGGGAGCGTGagggccagcagagggagctggggcagctggagcagcaccagcagtgtGGAGGGAGACAAAGAGGCTGGGGCCCGCATGCACCCCTGCACGCACCCCTGCACACACCCCTGCACTACCTCATCAAGAAAAA GGGAATCCATGTACAGCGTCACTTCAGGAGAGCAAGACTGCTACCGTGACGCCGTGAATGCAACCTACAAGACTTTAAA TTTGTACCACAAAGAGCAGTGCCAAAGCCCAGATCCCCCCGCCTCCAGTTTCATCCCCAGttttgctgctgtggctgcaggagtGGACAGGAACCCAGATAAAGACGTTCATG ATCCGACAGGTCAATATTTACCCGAGTTCAGATACAACACCGCTGAAGCTCTGCCCTACATACCTCAGCCAGCCAACCCTGCGGTGTACAACAG GTTTACCTGGAGTGGTGCCAACAGCCATTGTAGCCCCTACGCCTACTGTGAGGAGCGGAACTACATCG GTAACAGGACATTTCCAGGTACTTTTCCCAGTCAAAATGTTCAAAGGACACACCGCAGTCAGGCCGGCTGGACCGAGGAACAGCCTCAGGAATCGCCCTCAGCCTGGGACACTGCGGCCTGTGTGGGCAGCAAG ccATACTTCTCTGGGACACGCAGCCTCTCACCCATGTCCAGCCTATTCGGATCCATCTGGACCCCTCAGAGTGATCCCTACCAGCGCCACTTTCAACCAGAACGGTCCGCCCCCGTGTCTCCCATCACCCCACCTCATTCTCCTTTGAGCCGGGAGTTAGAAGGGAGATGCGCCCCAAACCAGTTCTCCAGCTTCAACCCGTTTGGCCCGCACATGAACCTTGACATATGGAACTCCGCCTCCAACCGCAGCTCCAACTCGCAGCTCTCCAACGACTCCGGCTACTGCGGagatgtttaa